The Candidatus Saccharimonadales bacterium nucleotide sequence TTCTGCGCGTATTGCTCGTATTAAAGATCAACATGGTCTATACCACTATGTACTGGCTGATACGCAAATGACTAAAGGTAAACAAATCGCTAGCGGCCCTGATGCACCAATCGAAGCAAGCAACCGTATGCCACTCGCAAACATTCCAATCGGTTCTCAGATTTATGCGATCGAGATCCAAATTGGTAAGGGTGCACAGATGGTTCGTTCTGCAGGTACAAAAGCACAGCTTATGGCAAAAGAGGGTGATTACGCACAAGTACGTATGCCGTCAGGTGAAGTTCGTCGATTCCGTCTGGAAGCGCACGCAACAATAGGTGTTGTTGGCAACATTCAGCACCAAAACGTTAAGATCGGTTCTGCTGGTCGTAACCGACGCAAAGGTATTCGTCCATCAGTTCGTGGTATTGCTATGAACGCTGTAGATCACCCGCATGGTGGTGGTGACGGTGGTGCACACGGTGTGGGCCGTACGCCAAGAACTCCATGGGGTCAATTGACACTCGGATACCGTACTCGCCGTCGTAAAGATGTCAGTAAGTTAATCGTAAAGAGCCGCCATGAAAGCAAGAGGAAGAAGTAGTATATGAGTCGATCACTTAAAAAGGGACCATTCATCGACTTCAAGCTTGCCAAAAAAGTGGCAGCGCTTGGAGCTGATGACCGAACAGTTATCAAAACCTGGGCACGTGCTAGCACGATTAGCCCAGACATGGTTGGACGTACGATCGCTGTTCACAACGGTCGCGTTCATGTACCAGTATTCGTGTCGGAAAATATGGTTGGTCACAAACTCGGTGAGTTTAGCCCAACACGTAAATTCCGTAAACACGGTGGAAAGGACAAGAAGTAATGGCTGATATTACTGTCCGAGCTTACGTCAAGGATCTCGCGCTTACTCCACGTAAAGTGAGTTTAGTAGCCGCCCTTGTGCGTGGACGTACCGTAGCAGACGCACTCGTTATCTTGGATCACGTTCCAAAACGATCTGCACTACCTGTTAAAAAAGCAATCGAAAGTGCCAAGAGCAATGCTGTTAATACACATGGTCTTGATGGAAAAACATTGGTTATTTCAACACTATCAGTAACAGCTGGAACTAGGCTTAAACGCTTTAACCCAGCTGCTCGTGGCCGTGCTCTTCCATTTGAGAAGAAAGCTTCAAACATTTTAGTTGAAGTAACAGGTGCTGAAAAAGCTAAAAAAGTTGCAGCTAAGCCTGTAGTTGGTGCGTCAACTACAACTAAACCTACAGCTAAAACCGTAGCAAAGAAGGAGAGCAAATAATATGGGCCAAAAAGTAAACCCAATTAGCTTCCGCTTGCAGGTTCACAAGAACTGGAGTTCACGTTGGTTCGCTGGTAAACGCGACTTTGCCAAATGGCTTGCAGAAGATATTCGAATCCGTGAGTTGATTGAAGCAAAATTCGCATCTCGACCAACTATTAATTTGATTGAGATTGAACGTTCAGCTAACCTTATCACTATTACAATTCATACCGCAAAAGCTGGTGTTGTGATTGGCCGTGGTGGTGCAGGTGTTACTGAGCTAAAAGCACAGATCGAGAAAATTGCGAGCCTACCAGTTCGTATTAATATCGAAGAAGTAAAGCGACCAGAGCTAGCTGCTAAGCTTGTTGCGGAGAACATTGCTCGTCAACTTGAACGTCGTATTAATTTCCGTCGTGCAACTAAGATGACTGCGCAAAATACTATGGCTGCAGGCGCTAAGGGTATCCGTATCCAAGTTTCCGGACGACTAAACAACGCTGAAATGGCGCGCAAGGAAAAAGTTATTGAGGGATCAGTACCACTTCATACCCTTCGCGCTGATATCGACTTTCACACTGCACGTGCTGCACTACCTGGTGCTGGTATCGTTGGTGTTAAGGTATGGATTTACAAAGGTGAAAGGACGGATCGATAATGTTACTTCCTAAGAAAACTAAATATCGTAAAGTTCGTAAGGGCAAAAACAAGGGTGTTGCAACCCGAGGTCATTACATCGCTTTTGGTGATTACGGCCTTCAGTCACAGGACAATGATGACATTACCTCACGTCAGATCGAAGCGTCTCGTCAAGCGATGACTCGTCAC carries:
- the rplB gene encoding 50S ribosomal protein L2, which codes for MPIKAYNPTTPARRGMTSEDYSEITTRKPLKSLVKSKKQNAGRNNTGRITVRHRGGGVKRHYRLVNHKLAAGTVATVEEIEYDPNRSARIARIKDQHGLYHYVLADTQMTKGKQIASGPDAPIEASNRMPLANIPIGSQIYAIEIQIGKGAQMVRSAGTKAQLMAKEGDYAQVRMPSGEVRRFRLEAHATIGVVGNIQHQNVKIGSAGRNRRKGIRPSVRGIAMNAVDHPHGGGDGGAHGVGRTPRTPWGQLTLGYRTRRRKDVSKLIVKSRHESKRKK
- the rpsS gene encoding 30S ribosomal protein S19: MSRSLKKGPFIDFKLAKKVAALGADDRTVIKTWARASTISPDMVGRTIAVHNGRVHVPVFVSENMVGHKLGEFSPTRKFRKHGGKDKK
- the rplV gene encoding 50S ribosomal protein L22 is translated as MADITVRAYVKDLALTPRKVSLVAALVRGRTVADALVILDHVPKRSALPVKKAIESAKSNAVNTHGLDGKTLVISTLSVTAGTRLKRFNPAARGRALPFEKKASNILVEVTGAEKAKKVAAKPVVGASTTTKPTAKTVAKKESK
- the rpsC gene encoding 30S ribosomal protein S3, with product MGQKVNPISFRLQVHKNWSSRWFAGKRDFAKWLAEDIRIRELIEAKFASRPTINLIEIERSANLITITIHTAKAGVVIGRGGAGVTELKAQIEKIASLPVRINIEEVKRPELAAKLVAENIARQLERRINFRRATKMTAQNTMAAGAKGIRIQVSGRLNNAEMARKEKVIEGSVPLHTLRADIDFHTARAALPGAGIVGVKVWIYKGERTDR